From Oscillospiraceae bacterium CM, a single genomic window includes:
- the aspS gene encoding aspartate--tRNA ligase, translated as MESLNGFKRSDYCGLVKSSDIGKTLSVCGWVQRRRDLGQLLFIDLRDRTGIVQLAFDDGTARDVFEKALSVRSEYVLAVTGVLRERSSKNKDLPTGDVELAVTSLRILAVSETPPFEITENSDVNDTLRLKYRYLDLRRPDMQRAISLRHKVVKIARDYFDENGFYEIETPILTKSTPEGARDYLVPSRVHPGKFYALPQSPQQYKQLLMLSGFDRYFQIARCFRDEDLRADRQPEFTQIDLEMSFVDTDDVIAVNEGFLKKVFKDVLGVEIKTPLLRLPYDEAMARFGSDKPDLRFGLELCDISDLVKTCGFKVFKDPVEQGGSVRCIVVPGGADAFPRKQIDALVEFVKTYGAKGLAWTRLGQDGASSSFAKFLTDDENNAIIARAGAKTGDLILVVADCSDKTVFAVLGALRCECAKRLGLLKKGDYRLLWVTEFPMFEYSEEEGRFVAMHHPFTAPLDADIGKIESDKKSCRAKAYDIILNGTELGGGSIRISTPDMQETMFRALGLTHEDTHARFGHLLEAFKYGAPPHGGLAFGLDRLVMLLTGAESVRDVIAFPKVQNASELMTSAPDVVDKKQLDELFLAHKQNSED; from the coding sequence ATGGAATCATTAAACGGCTTTAAGCGCTCTGACTACTGCGGTCTCGTCAAATCATCCGATATCGGCAAAACGCTCTCCGTCTGCGGCTGGGTCCAGCGCCGCCGTGACTTGGGGCAGCTTTTATTTATCGACCTGCGCGACAGGACGGGCATCGTGCAGTTGGCCTTTGACGATGGGACAGCTCGGGATGTCTTTGAAAAAGCGCTGTCGGTCCGCTCTGAATATGTTCTTGCCGTGACGGGCGTTTTGCGCGAGCGGTCGTCAAAAAACAAAGACCTGCCGACGGGTGATGTTGAGCTTGCGGTGACGTCGCTCCGCATTCTAGCCGTTTCGGAAACGCCGCCTTTCGAAATAACGGAAAATTCCGATGTCAACGACACGCTGCGCCTGAAATACCGCTATCTCGACCTTCGCCGGCCCGATATGCAGCGCGCCATCTCGCTGCGCCACAAGGTCGTTAAAATCGCCCGCGACTATTTTGATGAAAACGGCTTTTATGAAATTGAAACGCCAATCCTTACGAAATCAACGCCGGAAGGCGCGCGCGACTATCTTGTGCCCAGCCGCGTCCATCCGGGGAAATTTTACGCCCTCCCGCAGTCCCCGCAGCAGTATAAACAGCTTTTGATGCTCTCGGGCTTTGACCGGTATTTCCAGATCGCGCGCTGCTTCCGGGATGAAGACCTTCGTGCCGACCGGCAGCCGGAGTTTACGCAGATTGACCTTGAAATGTCCTTTGTCGATACCGACGACGTCATTGCCGTCAACGAGGGCTTCTTGAAAAAAGTTTTCAAAGACGTACTCGGCGTCGAGATCAAAACGCCTCTGCTCCGCCTGCCGTATGATGAGGCGATGGCGCGCTTCGGCTCCGACAAGCCGGATCTCCGCTTCGGGCTGGAGCTTTGCGACATCAGCGACCTTGTAAAAACCTGCGGATTTAAGGTCTTTAAAGACCCGGTCGAGCAGGGCGGCAGCGTCCGGTGTATCGTTGTCCCCGGCGGGGCGGATGCTTTCCCGAGAAAACAGATTGACGCTCTTGTCGAATTTGTCAAAACTTATGGCGCTAAAGGGCTTGCCTGGACGCGTCTGGGGCAGGATGGCGCGAGCTCCTCCTTTGCCAAGTTCCTCACAGATGACGAAAATAATGCCATTATTGCGCGGGCGGGTGCCAAAACAGGCGACCTGATCCTCGTCGTCGCCGACTGCAGTGACAAAACGGTTTTTGCCGTGCTCGGCGCGCTGCGCTGTGAATGCGCCAAACGTCTCGGCCTCCTGAAGAAGGGCGACTATCGGCTGTTGTGGGTCACGGAGTTCCCCATGTTTGAGTATTCCGAGGAAGAGGGCCGCTTTGTGGCGATGCACCACCCCTTTACAGCCCCTCTTGATGCCGATATCGGCAAAATCGAATCGGATAAAAAGAGCTGCCGCGCTAAAGCGTATGACATTATATTAAATGGCACGGAGCTTGGCGGCGGGTCTATCCGGATTTCGACGCCGGACATGCAGGAGACGATGTTCCGCGCGCTCGGCTTGACGCACGAGGATACGCACGCGCGCTTTGGCCACCTTTTAGAAGCTTTTAAATACGGCGCGCCGCCGCACGGCGGTCTGGCCTTTGGGCTCGACAGGCTCGTCATGCTCCTCACCGGCGCCGAAAGCGTCCGTGATGTTATTGCGTTCCCAAAAGTCCAAAATGCGTCAGAGCTTATGACAAGCGCCCCCGACGTTGTTGACAAAAAGCAGCTCGACGAGTTGTTTCTGGCACACAAGC
- the hisS gene encoding histidine--tRNA ligase — protein sequence MEKVTPRTLSGFMELLPERQALFDLMVAKLRDTFSLYAFTPLDTPLVEASEVLLAKGGGETEKQIYRFTKGDSDLSLRFDLTVPLAKYVALHAGQLTFPFRRYQIGKVFRGERAQRGRFREFYQADIDVVGDGALDIVNEAEIPSIIYRCFRALGLEKFVIRVNNRKVLTGLFAIFGIGEKAHAVMQVIDKLEKIGDDKVLSLMTNELSFEPSQASQLLAVITCRDSAEDPLLKLSAFRGQNDTFDTGLSELETVLRLMADFGVPASHVRLDLTIARGLDYYTGTVYETTMTDHPEIGSICSGGRYDDLAGYYTEKKLPGVGISIGLTRLFFILENQGYLNDALLFAPSDVLILPMTGDMGPSVTLATALRENGLRVQIYSENKKFKAKLAYADKLKIPFVVFLGEDELKNNVISVKDMTTGTQTSAPFEDVLTRIKTAVPSRRDGLPIKEPNQE from the coding sequence ATGGAAAAAGTCACGCCCCGCACCCTGTCGGGCTTTATGGAGCTTTTGCCGGAACGCCAGGCGCTGTTCGATCTTATGGTTGCAAAGCTGCGCGACACGTTTTCGCTCTACGCTTTCACACCGCTTGATACACCGCTTGTTGAGGCGTCCGAAGTGCTTTTGGCCAAGGGCGGCGGCGAAACGGAAAAACAGATCTACCGCTTTACAAAGGGTGACAGCGATCTGTCACTCCGTTTTGACCTCACGGTGCCGCTGGCAAAATACGTTGCCCTGCACGCCGGTCAGCTGACATTTCCCTTCCGCCGGTATCAGATCGGCAAAGTCTTCCGCGGCGAGCGCGCCCAGCGCGGCCGCTTCCGCGAGTTTTATCAGGCTGATATCGACGTGGTGGGCGACGGCGCTCTAGACATCGTAAACGAGGCCGAAATCCCGAGTATTATCTACCGCTGTTTCCGTGCGCTCGGCCTCGAGAAGTTCGTCATCCGCGTCAACAACCGCAAGGTCCTTACCGGGCTTTTCGCCATTTTCGGGATCGGCGAAAAAGCCCACGCCGTCATGCAGGTTATCGACAAGCTTGAAAAAATCGGGGACGACAAGGTGCTCAGCTTGATGACGAATGAGCTTTCATTTGAGCCGAGTCAAGCCAGCCAACTTCTCGCCGTTATCACTTGTCGTGACAGCGCCGAGGACCCTTTGTTGAAGCTCTCGGCGTTTCGCGGCCAAAACGACACGTTTGACACCGGTCTTTCAGAGCTTGAAACGGTGCTCCGCCTCATGGCGGATTTCGGCGTCCCGGCGTCACATGTGCGACTGGACCTCACCATTGCGCGGGGTCTGGACTACTACACCGGCACGGTGTACGAGACGACGATGACAGATCATCCCGAAATCGGTTCGATTTGCTCCGGCGGCCGCTATGACGACCTTGCGGGGTATTATACGGAGAAAAAGCTACCAGGCGTCGGCATTTCGATCGGCTTGACGCGGCTGTTTTTTATTCTTGAAAACCAGGGCTATTTAAACGATGCGCTGCTATTTGCCCCATCGGACGTTCTGATCCTGCCGATGACCGGTGACATGGGGCCGTCCGTCACTCTGGCAACGGCGCTGCGCGAAAATGGGCTTCGCGTTCAGATATACAGTGAAAACAAAAAGTTTAAAGCAAAGCTCGCCTATGCCGACAAGCTTAAAATCCCCTTTGTCGTCTTCCTCGGCGAGGATGAGCTGAAAAATAACGTGATATCCGTCAAGGATATGACGACCGGCACGCAGACGTCTGCGCCTTTTGAGGACGTCCTCACGCGCATCAAAACCGCCGTCCCTTCGAGGCGTGACGGTCTGCCGATCAAAGAACCAAATCAAGAATAA
- a CDS encoding methylglyoxal synthase gives MNIALMAHDRKKELMVQFCIAYCGILAGHSICATNTTGRLVTEATGLPMTLYLSGNQGGDQQIGARIAYNELDLVLFFCDPTQPDMSSNVNDIARLCDQYNVPFASNVATAEVLIQGLKRGDLDWRDIVNPKH, from the coding sequence TTGAATATCGCTTTGATGGCTCACGACAGAAAAAAGGAACTGATGGTGCAATTTTGTATCGCCTATTGCGGCATTCTCGCCGGTCATTCCATCTGTGCCACGAATACGACCGGTCGGCTTGTCACAGAGGCTACCGGTCTGCCGATGACGCTTTATCTCTCCGGCAATCAAGGTGGCGACCAGCAGATCGGCGCGCGCATCGCCTATAACGAGCTGGACCTCGTCTTATTTTTCTGCGACCCGACACAGCCGGATATGTCAAGCAACGTCAATGACATTGCGCGGCTTTGCGACCAATATAACGTACCCTTTGCCTCAAACGTCGCGACGGCGGAGGTCCTGATCCAAGGCCTCAAGCGCGGCGACCTTGACTGGCGCGACATTGTTAACCCGAAGCATTAA
- the minD gene encoding septum site-determining protein MinD produces MGKVIVVASGKGGTGKTTSVGAISSCLAALGYKTLCMDCDAGLRNLDITIGMSDYAVTDFADVLDGDTTLTEACSEHPNIENLFFLSAPAFRGPEDIDPAAMSALMGQIKETFDYCLIDSPAGVGPGFRLAAQAADMALIVAVFDMSSMRDGQRVAEELRAMGISEIRLVVNRVNPRKFRQLDTTVDDVIDTVGARLIGLVEEDEAVFMASNSEMPLILYTHKKAALQYLKIARRLAGERIPLSKKWS; encoded by the coding sequence ATGGGCAAAGTGATCGTCGTCGCCTCCGGCAAGGGCGGCACGGGCAAAACGACTTCTGTCGGTGCCATCTCCTCCTGCCTTGCTGCGCTTGGGTATAAAACGCTGTGCATGGACTGTGACGCCGGCTTGCGCAACCTCGATATCACCATCGGCATGTCGGATTACGCCGTGACGGATTTTGCCGATGTCCTCGATGGCGATACGACGCTCACGGAAGCGTGCAGCGAGCACCCGAACATTGAAAACCTGTTTTTTCTGTCGGCCCCGGCGTTTCGCGGCCCGGAGGATATCGACCCCGCCGCAATGTCCGCTCTGATGGGGCAGATTAAGGAGACGTTCGACTACTGCCTGATCGATTCTCCGGCAGGCGTCGGCCCCGGTTTCCGCCTTGCCGCACAGGCTGCCGACATGGCGCTGATTGTGGCTGTCTTCGATATGTCGAGCATGCGCGACGGGCAGCGCGTTGCCGAAGAACTGCGCGCGATGGGGATCAGTGAAATCCGCCTCGTTGTCAACCGCGTCAACCCGCGTAAGTTTCGCCAGCTTGACACGACGGTGGATGACGTCATCGACACGGTCGGCGCGCGTCTGATTGGCCTTGTGGAAGAGGATGAGGCCGTTTTCATGGCCTCCAACTCCGAGATGCCGCTTATTCTCTATACGCACAAAAAAGCAGCGCTCCAATATCTGAAAATTGCCCGGCGTCTTGCCGGTGAGCGCATCCCGCTCAGCAAAAAATGGTCCTGA
- a CDS encoding penicillin-binding protein, giving the protein MQKYYKSSRIAVVAVLILLVLGIYLATLYKLQLFDKGGAENAYLARNTTKQATILTAARGDILDRNGIVLVSSRVSYNVSLSLDALLDSGDPNKTILDLIHAAIANNITYTDTFPVTAGAPFTYDSEMTKTQKDRLSAFISYIKADPNISASDLIIKLKERYGIDFTTNINDARLVIGVRYELEMRRVKSLNPYVFAYDVSVDFLSMIKEQKYPGVNIETSSKRVYNTTYAAHLLGYIGLMDKEEYDNKYSTLGYSYSAMVGKSGAEFAFEKYLHGTDGKQVTTTSNNGTVLNVQTTKEPVPGNNVFLSIDIGLQAVCEDALAAKIDLINADRTEEDRVTGGAVVVTDVKTGEVLACASYPSYDLSKLSDNISDLLNNKTQPLYNRATMGTYNPGSTFKMVTALAGFKSGAITPNTTIDDTGVYMRYADTGFKPVCWIYTQEGHGHGPETIVTALRDSCNYFFYWLGDTIGIDAISSTASDFGLGAKTGIELPEAAGTLATPETKKEIVGDDWYAADNIITAIGQDINYFTPVQLSNYVATIANGGKHYNLTILRSIRSADFSQVVYQPQQKLINTVSGSEYIGYLQQGMKLVASSGTAKSVFQNYAIPVAAKTGTVQSSATKKNAKLNNGIFVCYAPADDPQIAIALVVEKGTSGSTIMEIAKDIMTQYFKSQPGITTAKDNTVLP; this is encoded by the coding sequence ATGCAGAAATACTACAAATCCTCGAGAATTGCCGTCGTTGCCGTTTTGATCCTTCTCGTTCTCGGCATTTATTTGGCAACACTGTATAAGCTCCAGCTCTTTGACAAGGGCGGGGCTGAAAACGCATATCTGGCGCGCAACACAACGAAACAGGCAACGATCCTAACGGCTGCCCGCGGTGATATTCTCGACAGGAACGGCATCGTTCTTGTCTCTTCCCGCGTTTCCTATAACGTCTCGCTCTCCCTCGATGCACTGCTTGACAGCGGTGATCCGAACAAAACAATTCTCGACCTCATTCACGCTGCTATTGCTAACAACATTACGTATACCGACACGTTCCCCGTGACGGCCGGGGCACCGTTTACATACGATTCCGAAATGACGAAAACGCAAAAAGATCGCCTGTCGGCCTTTATCAGTTATATCAAAGCCGACCCGAACATCTCCGCCTCCGACCTGATTATCAAGCTGAAAGAGCGCTACGGCATCGATTTTACAACGAATATTAACGACGCGCGCTTGGTTATCGGGGTGCGATATGAGCTTGAGATGCGCCGTGTCAAAAGCTTGAACCCATATGTCTTTGCCTACGACGTCAGTGTCGACTTCCTGTCGATGATTAAAGAACAGAAATACCCCGGCGTCAATATTGAAACGTCTTCAAAACGCGTCTATAACACGACGTATGCCGCGCATTTGCTCGGTTACATCGGCCTGATGGACAAGGAAGAATACGACAATAAATATAGTACCCTCGGATATTCCTACAGTGCCATGGTTGGAAAATCTGGTGCCGAATTTGCTTTTGAAAAATATCTGCATGGGACGGACGGTAAGCAGGTCACGACAACCAGCAATAACGGCACTGTTTTAAATGTCCAAACGACGAAAGAGCCCGTTCCCGGTAACAACGTCTTTTTATCTATTGACATCGGTCTGCAGGCCGTCTGTGAGGACGCGCTGGCCGCCAAAATCGACCTGATCAATGCCGACCGAACTGAGGAAGACCGCGTCACAGGCGGCGCCGTCGTCGTGACGGACGTCAAAACGGGCGAAGTTCTGGCCTGCGCATCGTATCCGTCGTACGATTTGTCAAAGCTCTCAGATAACATATCAGACCTGTTGAACAATAAAACGCAGCCGCTCTACAACAGGGCTACAATGGGCACGTATAACCCCGGCTCCACGTTTAAAATGGTGACGGCTCTTGCTGGCTTTAAGTCAGGTGCCATTACGCCGAACACCACCATTGACGATACGGGCGTTTACATGAGGTACGCCGACACCGGCTTTAAGCCGGTCTGCTGGATTTACACGCAGGAAGGGCATGGGCACGGGCCGGAAACGATCGTAACGGCCCTGCGTGACTCCTGCAACTATTTCTTCTACTGGCTCGGTGACACCATCGGTATCGACGCAATTTCGAGCACCGCCTCCGACTTCGGTCTGGGCGCGAAGACAGGCATCGAGCTGCCGGAGGCTGCCGGGACGCTGGCAACGCCGGAGACAAAAAAAGAGATTGTCGGGGACGATTGGTACGCGGCCGACAACATTATTACGGCTATCGGTCAGGATATCAACTATTTTACACCGGTGCAGCTGAGCAACTATGTCGCGACGATCGCAAACGGTGGCAAGCATTATAACCTGACGATCCTGCGCAGTATCCGCAGCGCCGATTTCTCCCAGGTCGTTTATCAGCCGCAGCAAAAACTGATCAACACGGTCAGCGGCAGCGAGTATATCGGATATCTGCAGCAGGGGATGAAGCTGGTGGCCTCAAGCGGTACGGCCAAATCTGTCTTTCAAAACTATGCGATCCCGGTTGCTGCCAAAACAGGTACCGTTCAATCAAGCGCGACGAAAAAGAATGCCAAGCTGAATAACGGCATTTTTGTCTGTTACGCCCCGGCCGACGACCCGCAGATTGCTATCGCCCTTGTTGTAGAAAAGGGGACGTCCGGCTCCACGATCATGGAAATCGCCAAAGACATCATGACACAGTATTTTAAGTCACAGCCCGGCATCACCACCGCCAAGGACAACACGGTTCTGCCGTGA
- the mreC gene encoding rod shape-determining protein MreC, with amino-acid sequence MKRFLRIRVLGVLIVAVIIATLTLISVNTNGSPGFLTNSLMSLSKPLKSIASSVAREYENLYGYINQYEKVVEENESLKAELAKLQQDYREYTDVSNENEQLRALLELSARHPDYKQYDMASVISWSVSNWSSSFTISKGSSNSRIKVGDCVITETGDLVGVVSAVSSNSSTVVTVLDTTFSVGAYIERNDEHAIATGDFTLMGQDMLKLDYLPDSTDIVTGDTIITSGKGGILPAGLVIGTVQDVSTYDTGIRRYATIKPAADLSSLTNVYLITSFEITGNGE; translated from the coding sequence ATGAAACGGTTTTTGAGAATCAGAGTTTTAGGCGTCTTAATCGTCGCGGTCATCATCGCGACGTTGACGCTCATATCGGTCAATACAAATGGCAGTCCTGGTTTTCTCACGAACTCCCTGATGTCGCTATCAAAACCGCTGAAAAGCATCGCCTCGTCCGTCGCCAGGGAATATGAGAACCTATATGGTTATATAAACCAGTATGAGAAGGTCGTTGAAGAAAACGAGAGCCTTAAAGCAGAGCTGGCTAAGCTCCAGCAAGATTACAGAGAGTATACGGACGTGTCCAATGAAAACGAGCAGCTGCGCGCCCTTTTAGAGCTCAGCGCGCGTCATCCCGATTACAAGCAATACGACATGGCCTCTGTTATCTCGTGGAGCGTCTCAAACTGGTCGTCCTCCTTCACCATCAGTAAAGGCTCGTCGAACTCCCGCATCAAGGTTGGCGATTGTGTGATCACGGAAACGGGCGATCTTGTCGGCGTTGTCAGTGCTGTCAGCTCAAACTCCTCCACTGTTGTCACCGTTCTGGACACGACGTTTTCCGTCGGCGCGTATATTGAGCGCAATGACGAGCACGCCATCGCCACAGGCGACTTTACCCTGATGGGTCAGGACATGCTAAAGCTCGACTATCTGCCGGACTCCACGGATATCGTCACCGGCGATACCATCATCACCTCCGGCAAGGGGGGAATATTGCCGGCCGGGCTCGTTATCGGGACGGTGCAGGATGTAAGTACCTATGATACGGGCATCCGCCGTTACGCCACAATCAAGCCGGCTGCCGACCTAAGCAGCCTCACAAACGTCTATCTGATCACGAGTTTTGAAATAACAGGAAACGGGGAATAA
- the maf gene encoding septum formation protein Maf: MGLILASASPRRRELLCMLGLKDFKVIPADTQEDTGPLPPEQAVCQIALAKAEDVASRAGRDDIVLAADTLVYLDGVPLGKPRDASEAADMLKRLSGNRHTVYTGVVLLQSGRRVTFAEKTDVFFRALSGSEIASYVATGEPLDKAGAYGAQGRGAVFIERIEGDFFTVMGLPLCRLVTALRAFGVDLAALPADGTKAGN; encoded by the coding sequence ATGGGCCTTATTCTCGCCTCAGCCTCGCCGCGTCGGCGCGAGCTTCTTTGCATGCTCGGCCTGAAAGACTTTAAAGTCATCCCGGCCGACACACAGGAGGATACCGGCCCGCTCCCGCCGGAGCAAGCCGTTTGTCAGATAGCCCTCGCCAAGGCGGAGGACGTTGCATCCCGCGCGGGCAGAGACGATATTGTTTTGGCAGCCGACACACTTGTCTATCTGGACGGTGTCCCCCTCGGCAAGCCGCGTGATGCATCTGAAGCCGCAGATATGCTCAAACGCCTCTCCGGCAACCGCCACACGGTTTACACCGGCGTCGTGCTCCTTCAAAGCGGCCGTCGTGTGACATTTGCGGAGAAGACCGATGTTTTCTTCAGGGCACTGTCCGGCAGTGAAATCGCGTCCTATGTCGCGACAGGGGAGCCGCTGGACAAGGCGGGCGCTTACGGCGCGCAAGGCCGCGGCGCCGTCTTTATCGAGCGCATTGAGGGCGATTTTTTCACCGTCATGGGGCTGCCGCTCTGCCGCCTTGTGACGGCCTTGCGGGCGTTCGGCGTTGACCTTGCGGCTTTACCGGCCGACGGTACGAAAGCAGGTAATTAA
- a CDS encoding U32 family peptidase produces MLEILAPAGSSEGVIAAVQNGADAVYVGFGNFNARRNAKNFTAEDFRKAAEYCRIRGVKIYVTFNTLASDREFPMLAEQAKFACRHGADAFIIQDLGVLRALRQATPEMPLHASTQMSIHNLEGVKLAAAMGLSRVVLSRELSRAEIAYICRNAPIETEVFAHGALCMCYSGQCYMSAMIGRRSGNRGLCAQPCRLNYSTGGHTAEYVLSLKDNCLIEHLEELEQIGVTSLKIEGRMRRPEYAAIVTGIYSQAVKERKQPSADDMRALEQAFSRQGFTDGYYVGKKGVDMFGIREEEKKGDQVIFATARKNYLHGEFQRIPVRFAGVVRLGEPSKFAAVDDKGNQAMTQGLAPEPAFHKELTATALQTQLHKTGGTPFYCVGVKSAVDGGLSLPAAAINEMRRDLLAELMEKRKHFEPRLEGEFIPGLRLLNREDKPVFTISVMKSAQLSKELAVLQPRVLYLPLEELRDDDDALIPFLDDPDITVAVRLPRVIFDSEKKDVTSLLEKASRMGITEALIGNIGHIQFVKSLGFEARGDFGLNIYNSQTLKSMKDIGLLSATLSFELRLEQIRDLSKPLDTELIVYGRLPLMLTENCIVKNSTNLCTCDNPSGLKDRQGAFFPIVPEYKCRNVVLNSKKLFLADKLNETAKLGLWAERLMFTTENAVECVAVFRRYLGQGDYEPGTYTRGLYFRGVE; encoded by the coding sequence ATGCTTGAAATACTTGCCCCCGCCGGTTCTTCCGAGGGGGTCATCGCCGCCGTACAAAACGGTGCCGACGCGGTCTATGTCGGCTTCGGCAATTTTAACGCCCGCAGAAATGCGAAGAATTTTACTGCGGAAGATTTTCGTAAAGCCGCCGAATACTGCCGCATCCGCGGCGTTAAAATATACGTCACGTTTAATACGCTTGCCTCTGACAGAGAGTTCCCAATGCTTGCCGAGCAGGCTAAATTTGCCTGCCGCCACGGCGCTGACGCGTTTATCATACAGGACCTTGGCGTTCTGCGCGCCCTGCGCCAAGCGACTCCGGAAATGCCGCTGCACGCGAGCACACAGATGAGCATTCATAATCTCGAAGGGGTCAAGCTCGCGGCAGCGATGGGTCTCTCCCGCGTTGTCCTCTCCCGGGAGCTGTCTCGGGCTGAAATCGCCTATATCTGCCGGAATGCGCCGATTGAAACAGAAGTCTTCGCGCACGGCGCTTTATGCATGTGCTACTCCGGCCAGTGCTATATGAGCGCCATGATCGGTCGCCGCAGCGGCAACAGAGGTCTTTGCGCGCAGCCGTGCCGCCTGAATTACAGCACCGGCGGCCACACCGCCGAATATGTTCTAAGCCTTAAAGACAACTGCCTGATTGAACACCTCGAGGAACTTGAACAAATCGGCGTGACAAGCCTGAAAATCGAAGGCCGCATGCGTCGGCCGGAATATGCGGCGATCGTTACCGGCATTTACTCACAGGCCGTTAAAGAAAGAAAACAACCCTCGGCTGATGATATGCGTGCCCTGGAGCAGGCTTTTTCCAGACAGGGCTTTACGGACGGCTATTATGTCGGGAAAAAGGGCGTTGATATGTTCGGCATCCGTGAAGAGGAGAAAAAAGGCGATCAGGTCATTTTTGCCACGGCGCGGAAAAATTATCTGCACGGCGAGTTCCAACGCATTCCCGTCCGCTTTGCGGGCGTTGTCCGGCTTGGCGAGCCTTCAAAATTTGCCGCTGTCGACGACAAGGGAAATCAGGCCATGACGCAGGGGCTTGCGCCGGAACCGGCGTTCCACAAGGAGCTGACGGCGACGGCCTTGCAGACACAGCTGCACAAAACGGGCGGCACGCCGTTTTACTGCGTTGGTGTTAAAAGCGCGGTCGACGGCGGCCTGTCACTGCCGGCTGCGGCCATCAATGAAATGCGGCGCGACCTGCTTGCCGAGCTCATGGAAAAGCGCAAACACTTTGAGCCCCGCCTGGAAGGGGAATTTATTCCGGGCCTCCGCCTGCTCAACCGGGAGGATAAGCCGGTTTTTACAATCTCCGTCATGAAATCCGCGCAACTGTCTAAGGAGCTGGCCGTTTTACAGCCGCGTGTTTTATATTTACCACTTGAAGAACTCCGCGACGATGATGACGCCCTCATTCCGTTTTTGGACGATCCGGATATCACTGTTGCCGTCCGGCTGCCGCGCGTTATCTTTGACAGCGAGAAAAAAGACGTTACAAGTCTGCTTGAAAAAGCAAGCCGTATGGGCATCACCGAAGCACTCATCGGCAACATCGGCCATATCCAGTTCGTCAAGAGTCTGGGCTTTGAGGCACGCGGTGATTTCGGCCTGAATATTTACAATTCCCAGACGCTCAAATCTATGAAAGACATCGGCCTGCTGTCGGCAACGCTTTCTTTTGAGCTCCGCCTTGAACAAATCCGCGATCTCTCAAAACCGCTCGACACGGAGCTGATTGTTTACGGCCGCCTGCCGCTTATGCTGACGGAAAATTGCATCGTCAAAAACAGCACCAATCTGTGCACCTGTGATAACCCGTCCGGCCTTAAAGACCGCCAGGGCGCGTTTTTCCCCATCGTCCCCGAATATAAGTGCCGCAATGTTGTTTTAAATTCCAAGAAGCTCTTTTTGGCCGATAAACTTAACGAGACAGCCAAGCTCGGTCTTTGGGCGGAGCGGCTCATGTTCACAACGGAAAACGCCGTTGAATGCGTGGCTGTTTTCCGCCGTTACCTGGGGCAGGGCGACTATGAACCCGGTACGTACACGCGCGGGCTGTATTTCAGGGGAGTGGAATAA
- a CDS encoding DUF2179 domain-containing protein, with amino-acid sequence MELLLLCIQVFFCRIVDVSLGTVRTILTVKGKIVAASAIGFVEIFVWYVIVQAAISKGGSSLFVALSYAGGFAAGTWAGGRLANTFLRGFLDIQIVTSSKNDRLVEAIQNAGFGVSVLNVNSSAFGNEKYLLVIEIRGSDLKKLQRIVYHVDPSAFVMARETTFIHNGFFK; translated from the coding sequence ATGGAACTGTTATTACTGTGTATACAGGTCTTTTTTTGCAGGATCGTCGATGTTTCGCTTGGTACGGTGCGCACCATTTTGACGGTTAAGGGCAAAATCGTGGCGGCCTCCGCCATTGGTTTTGTCGAGATTTTTGTCTGGTATGTCATTGTTCAGGCCGCTATCAGCAAAGGCGGCAGCAGCCTTTTTGTCGCGCTATCGTATGCCGGCGGCTTTGCCGCCGGGACATGGGCCGGCGGCAGACTGGCAAACACTTTTCTCAGAGGCTTTCTCGATATCCAAATCGTCACCAGCTCGAAAAACGACCGTCTTGTCGAGGCCATCCAAAACGCTGGTTTCGGCGTCTCCGTTCTGAACGTCAACAGTTCGGCTTTCGGCAATGAGAAGTATCTGCTCGTTATCGAAATTCGGGGCAGCGACCTTAAAAAGCTGCAGCGTATTGTCTATCACGTCGACCCGTCCGCCTTCGTGATGGCCCGGGAGACAACGTTTATTCACAATGGGTTTTTTAAATAG